The sequence GCTCATAAATGGCCAAAGCTATAGCTATACAGTGGGTGAAACACAAACTACTAGCTCCCAGCTTTCAGCTTTCAGCTCTCAACTTTCAACTATTACGGCTCCTATGCCCGGTATCATTTTAAAGTTAAATGTGGCCGAAGGCGACAGCGTGCAGGCCGGCGACACCCTACTGGTGCTGGAGGCCATGAAGATGGAGAATCCCATTAAAGCAAAGGCTACTGGGGTAGTTACCGCCTTAAAGATTACACAAGGCGAGCAAGTAAAAGCCGGCCAAGCTTTACTTACTATAAAATAAGGAGAATCTATGACCTTTATAGAAGTAGTACAAGAGGTGTTGGCCACCACCGGCTTTGCCCAATTTACCCGCTGGGGCGGCAACTTTGCCGAAAGCGGGCCGGCGCACCTTTTAATGATAGCGGTGGGACTGGGTTTAGTGTACCTAGCCATTAAAAAACAATATGAACCTTTGTTACTTTTACCTATCGGGATAGGGGCCATTTTTGCCAACATTTTAGGGGTAGAACCCTTAATGGGAGCGGTAAGCCATAGCTTTGTTGATAGCGAAGGGGTGATACAAACCGTTTACGGCGGTTTTATCGGCCAATTTTATCAGCTGGGGCTAGAGGCTGGCCTCTTCCCGCTGCTTATCTTTTTTGGCGTGGGAGCGATGATAGATTTTGGCCCGCTTATCGCCAATCCCAAAATGCTGCTCTTAGGAGCGGCGGCGCAAATCGGTATCTTTGGGGCAATGATATTGGCCCTCGTGCTTAGCGCCACTCTGCCCTTTATTAACTTTAGCTTGGGTG comes from Spirochaetaceae bacterium and encodes:
- a CDS encoding sodium ion-translocating decarboxylase subunit beta — its product is MTFIEVVQEVLATTGFAQFTRWGGNFAESGPAHLLMIAVGLGLVYLAIKKQYEPLLLLPIGIGAIFANILGVEPLMGAVSHSFVDSEGVIQTVYGGFIGQFYQLGLEAGLFPLLIFFGVGAMIDFGPLIANPKMLLLGAAAQIGIFGAMILALVLSATLPFINFSLGDAASIAIIGSSDGPTTIFTTTRLAPELLGAVAIAAYSYMGLLPIIQPPIMRALTTKAQRRIKMAQLREVSQLEKILFPIIVIILTALFFPAAAPLIGALMFGNLCAMSGVVKRLTDTMAGPLINMITIFIGLAVGSRMQASMFLTINTLGIIALGLF